A DNA window from Stenotrophomonas sp. 57 contains the following coding sequences:
- a CDS encoding UDP-N-acetylmuramoyl-L-alanyl-D-glutamate--2,6-diaminopimelate ligase produces MSPSMLLSQLLPDVALAGHDPVLTGLVLDSRAVRPGNAFVAIAGFGAHGLGFVEQARAAGAGAILFEPPAPAELPAPIDAIAVPGLRARMGAMADQFHGAPSRAMAMVGVTGTNGKTSTVQLLAQAWHLLGTPSGSIGTLGAGLYGAVEPTGFTTPLVLQMHALLAQLRDEGARAVAMEVSSHALDQGRVDAVHYDVAVFTNLTRDHLDYHGDMASYGAAKARLFHRPGLKAAVINLDDAFGRQLFAGLPAGVQPIGLSSRGASDASVRAEALQLDGRGIAFELVIDGQRAAVQSPLLGRFNVDNLLAVAGTLHAQGQPLPRIAEVLSALQPIRGRMNRLGGEDGLPTVVVDYAHTPDALEQALDSLHGHLHGALFCVFGCGGERDTGKRPQMAAIAERLANHVIVTDDNPRGEDGDVIVADILAGFQNAEAVTVQRSRARAIGLAVKRAGAGDIILIAGKGHEPYQEVNGVRHDFDDTEVAAAALAAKAGVLSSQAGEGIA; encoded by the coding sequence ATGAGTCCTTCGATGTTGCTTTCGCAGTTGCTTCCGGACGTGGCCCTGGCGGGCCATGATCCCGTTCTGACCGGCCTGGTGCTGGACAGCCGCGCCGTGCGCCCCGGCAATGCCTTCGTCGCCATCGCCGGGTTCGGCGCGCATGGCCTGGGCTTTGTCGAGCAGGCCCGTGCGGCGGGCGCTGGCGCCATCCTGTTCGAACCGCCGGCACCTGCCGAGCTGCCGGCCCCGATCGATGCGATCGCGGTGCCGGGCCTGCGTGCGCGCATGGGCGCGATGGCCGACCAGTTCCATGGCGCACCGTCGCGGGCGATGGCGATGGTTGGCGTGACCGGCACCAACGGCAAGACCTCCACCGTGCAGCTGCTGGCCCAGGCCTGGCACCTGCTCGGCACGCCCAGTGGCAGTATCGGCACGCTGGGCGCCGGACTTTATGGTGCAGTTGAACCGACCGGTTTCACCACGCCGCTGGTGCTGCAGATGCATGCGCTGCTGGCGCAGCTGCGCGACGAAGGTGCGCGCGCGGTGGCGATGGAAGTCAGCTCGCACGCGCTGGACCAGGGCCGCGTCGATGCCGTGCATTACGACGTGGCGGTGTTCACCAACCTCACCCGCGATCACCTGGATTACCACGGCGACATGGCCAGCTACGGCGCGGCCAAGGCGCGGCTGTTCCATCGCCCGGGCCTGAAGGCGGCGGTGATCAACCTGGACGATGCCTTCGGTCGCCAGCTGTTTGCCGGCCTGCCGGCGGGCGTGCAGCCGATCGGCCTGAGTTCGCGTGGTGCCAGCGATGCCAGCGTGCGCGCCGAAGCATTGCAGCTGGATGGTCGTGGCATTGCGTTCGAACTGGTCATTGACGGCCAGCGCGCCGCGGTGCAGTCGCCGCTGCTGGGCCGCTTCAACGTGGACAACCTGCTGGCCGTGGCCGGTACCCTGCACGCGCAGGGCCAGCCGCTGCCGCGCATTGCCGAAGTGCTGTCGGCGCTGCAGCCGATCCGCGGCCGCATGAACCGCCTCGGCGGCGAAGACGGCCTGCCGACCGTGGTGGTCGACTACGCACATACCCCGGACGCGCTGGAACAGGCGCTGGACAGCCTGCACGGCCACCTGCACGGCGCGCTGTTCTGCGTGTTCGGTTGCGGTGGCGAGCGCGATACCGGCAAGCGCCCGCAGATGGCGGCCATTGCCGAGCGCCTGGCCAACCATGTCATCGTCACCGACGACAACCCGCGTGGCGAAGATGGCGACGTGATCGTGGCCGACATCCTGGCCGGCTTCCAGAACGCCGAGGCGGTGACCGTGCAGCGCAGCCGCGCGCGTGCGATCGGCCTGGCGGTGAAGCGCGCCGGCGCCGGCGACATCATCCTGATCGCCGGCAAGGGCCACGAGCCGTACCAGGAGGTCAACGGCGTGCGCCATGACTTCGACGACACCGAAGTGGCCGCCGCTGCGCTGGCGGCCAAGGCCGGTGTTCTGAGCTCGCAGGCCGGGGAGGGCATCGCATGA
- the ftsL gene encoding cell division protein FtsL, translating to MSRLLLIILLASTVASAIGVVFVRHRHRQTFIELSRAERKRDDINLEFGRLQLEQATLAEANRVDRIAREKLGMKFPEAGDIVVVRP from the coding sequence ATGAGCCGGCTGCTGCTGATCATCCTGTTGGCCTCGACCGTGGCCTCGGCGATCGGCGTCGTGTTCGTGCGCCACCGTCATCGGCAGACGTTCATCGAGCTGTCGCGCGCCGAACGCAAGCGCGATGACATCAACCTGGAATTCGGCCGCCTGCAGCTGGAACAGGCCACGCTGGCCGAAGCCAACCGCGTGGATCGCATCGCCCGCGAGAAGCTCGGCATGAAGTTCCCCGAAGCCGGGGACATCGTGGTGGTGCGGCCATGA
- a CDS encoding penicillin-binding protein 2 has translation MSKAGRNRPRNAFNLRQRLRWVALALGLCSVSLVGRAAYVQIINSDFYQRQGEARYLRELPIKTSRGMITDRNGEPLAVSTPVASIWVNPQDLLRSPERIPELAQAVGMSVDELSSRLSQKSDKEFMYLRRRINPDEAEKVVALKIPGVAAQREFRRFYPQGEAMAHVLGFTNIDDRGQEGLELAFDEWLRGKAGAKRVIRNRKGETVESDLLRAAEPGKDLTLSIDRRIQYLAFKELRNALVANKAAGGSMVIMDVTTGEILAMVNLPTYNPNSLTGALPDARRNRAVTDLVEPGSTMKPLTIATALQAGAVTKDTIIDTNPGYMQVARFTIRDVPRNNGVLNVTGVITRSSNIGAAKVAAKMPDQVFYDGVRRFGYGSVPHSGFPGESGGVVRRPANWDGATKTTMSYGYGLNVTPLQIATAYSALANGGKLIAPTFVKGQRNEAHQIIDENVAKQVVAMMETVVTQGGAKQAAVLGYRVAGKTGTARKAGPGGYERGHYNALFAGVVPATNPRFATVIVINDPQAGKFYGGLVSAPVYHNVMEGTLRLMDVPLDDLQSWLAAQQSGKVGHSASILPAPPAETALPADAAAEFDAALPSAHAQTPPATGGTQ, from the coding sequence ATGAGCAAGGCCGGCCGCAACCGCCCGCGCAACGCCTTCAACCTGCGCCAGCGCCTGCGCTGGGTCGCGCTGGCGCTCGGCCTGTGCTCGGTGTCGCTGGTCGGTCGTGCCGCCTACGTGCAGATCATCAACAGCGACTTCTACCAGCGCCAGGGCGAGGCCCGTTACCTGCGCGAGCTGCCGATCAAGACCTCGCGCGGCATGATCACCGACCGCAACGGCGAGCCGCTGGCGGTATCCACCCCGGTCGCCTCGATCTGGGTCAATCCGCAGGACCTGCTGCGTTCGCCCGAGCGCATTCCGGAGCTGGCCCAGGCGGTCGGCATGTCCGTGGACGAGCTGAGCAGCCGCCTGTCGCAGAAGTCGGACAAGGAATTCATGTACCTGCGTCGCCGGATCAATCCGGACGAGGCAGAAAAGGTGGTCGCGCTGAAGATTCCGGGCGTGGCCGCGCAGCGCGAGTTCCGCCGCTTCTACCCGCAGGGTGAGGCGATGGCGCACGTGCTGGGCTTCACCAACATCGACGACCGCGGCCAGGAAGGCCTGGAGCTGGCGTTCGATGAATGGCTGCGCGGCAAGGCCGGTGCCAAGCGGGTGATCCGCAACCGCAAGGGCGAGACCGTCGAAAGCGATCTGCTGCGCGCTGCTGAACCGGGCAAGGACCTGACCCTCAGCATCGACCGCCGCATCCAGTACCTGGCCTTCAAGGAGCTGCGCAACGCGCTGGTCGCCAACAAGGCCGCCGGCGGTTCGATGGTGATCATGGACGTGACCACCGGCGAGATCCTGGCCATGGTCAACCTGCCGACCTACAACCCGAATTCGCTGACCGGCGCGCTGCCCGATGCGCGCCGCAACCGTGCGGTGACCGACCTGGTCGAGCCGGGTTCGACGATGAAGCCGCTGACCATCGCCACCGCGCTGCAGGCCGGTGCGGTGACCAAGGACACCATCATCGATACCAACCCGGGTTACATGCAGGTAGCCCGCTTCACCATCCGCGACGTGCCGCGCAACAACGGCGTGCTGAACGTGACCGGCGTGATCACCCGCAGTTCCAACATCGGCGCGGCCAAGGTTGCGGCGAAGATGCCGGACCAGGTGTTCTATGACGGCGTGCGCCGCTTCGGCTACGGCTCGGTGCCGCACAGCGGCTTCCCGGGGGAATCCGGTGGCGTGGTGCGGCGCCCGGCCAACTGGGACGGTGCCACCAAGACCACCATGTCCTACGGCTACGGCCTGAACGTGACGCCGCTGCAGATCGCCACCGCCTACTCGGCGCTGGCCAATGGCGGCAAGTTGATCGCACCGACCTTCGTCAAGGGCCAGCGCAACGAGGCGCATCAGATCATCGACGAGAACGTCGCCAAGCAGGTGGTGGCGATGATGGAAACGGTGGTCACCCAGGGCGGCGCCAAGCAGGCGGCGGTGCTGGGCTACCGCGTGGCCGGCAAGACCGGTACCGCGCGAAAGGCCGGTCCAGGTGGTTACGAGCGCGGCCACTACAACGCGCTGTTCGCCGGCGTGGTGCCGGCCACCAACCCGCGCTTCGCCACCGTCATCGTCATCAACGACCCGCAGGCCGGCAAGTTCTACGGCGGCCTGGTGTCGGCGCCGGTCTATCACAACGTGATGGAAGGCACACTGCGCCTGATGGACGTGCCGCTGGACGACCTGCAGTCGTGGCTGGCCGCGCAGCAGTCCGGCAAGGTCGGCCACTCGGCCTCGATCCTGCCTGCGCCGCCGGCCGAAACCGCGTTGCCGGCGGATGCCGCCGCTGAATTCGATGCTGCGCTGCCCAGCGCGCATGCCCAGACGCCGCCCGCTACGGGAGGCACGCAATGA
- the rsmH gene encoding 16S rRNA (cytosine(1402)-N(4))-methyltransferase RsmH translates to MRPEAQTGHLPVSQSPAVHLPVLYTQVLEGLRVIENGRYLDGTFGRGGHARGVLTQLGPEGRLLVMDKDPEAIAVAERDFAPDPRVSIFRGSFAQLLQWDATAEGLDGVLFDLGVSSPQLDVAERGFSFGKDGPLDMRMDPDSGESAAQWINRVEDREIADVLWTYGEERQSRRIARAIVARREKQPFTRTAELAELIASVMPRGKDKIHPATRSFQAIRIHINRELADLEAGLDAAVERLKPGGRLAVISFHSLEDRIVKQYMNRLAKAPPANRRLPEAVAFVPTLDLIGGAIKATDEELAANPRARSAVLRVAQKREADA, encoded by the coding sequence ATGCGCCCAGAAGCGCAGACCGGTCACCTTCCGGTGTCGCAGTCGCCGGCGGTGCACCTGCCGGTCCTGTACACCCAGGTCCTTGAAGGCCTGAGGGTGATCGAAAACGGACGTTATCTGGATGGCACGTTCGGTCGTGGCGGTCATGCACGTGGTGTGCTCACCCAGCTCGGTCCCGAGGGGCGCCTGCTGGTCATGGACAAGGATCCGGAAGCCATCGCCGTTGCCGAGCGCGATTTCGCGCCGGACCCGCGCGTGTCCATCTTCCGTGGCAGCTTCGCCCAGCTGCTGCAGTGGGATGCGACGGCCGAAGGCCTGGACGGCGTGCTGTTCGACCTGGGCGTGTCGTCGCCGCAGCTGGACGTGGCCGAGCGCGGTTTCAGCTTCGGCAAGGACGGCCCGCTGGACATGCGCATGGACCCGGACAGCGGCGAAAGCGCCGCGCAGTGGATCAACCGCGTGGAAGACCGCGAGATTGCCGACGTGCTGTGGACCTACGGCGAAGAGCGGCAGAGCCGCCGCATCGCCCGTGCCATCGTAGCGCGCCGCGAGAAGCAGCCGTTCACCCGCACTGCCGAACTGGCCGAGCTGATCGCTTCGGTGATGCCGCGTGGGAAAGACAAGATCCACCCGGCCACGCGCAGCTTCCAGGCCATCCGCATCCACATCAACCGCGAGCTGGCCGATCTGGAAGCCGGCCTCGATGCGGCGGTGGAGCGGCTCAAGCCCGGTGGCCGGCTGGCGGTGATCAGCTTCCATTCGCTGGAAGACCGCATCGTCAAGCAGTACATGAACCGCCTGGCCAAGGCGCCGCCGGCCAACCGTCGCCTGCCCGAGGCGGTCGCGTTCGTGCCGACGCTGGACCTGATCGGCGGTGCCATCAAGGCCACCGACGAAGAGCTGGCCGCCAACCCGCGCGCCCGCAGCGCCGTGCTGCGCGTGGCCCAGAAGCGGGAGGCCGACGCATGA
- the ftsW gene encoding putative lipid II flippase FtsW, producing MNDLSRQATRLEAIEGSYDKWLLGAIIALTGVGVVMVASSSIALMSSPFYYLNRHLIFLAVGIVLAVIAARTELKSIEQYNQMLLLGCFVLLLAVFMPGLGSTVNGARRWINLGISKFQTVEAVKVLYIVWLSSYLVRFRDEVNATWPAMLKPLGVAGALVVLLLLQPDFGSSTLLLAITAGMLVLGGVNMPRMSMPVIIGLVGMSALAIIEPYRMRRITSFLDPWADQQGDGYQLSNALMAVGRGEWTGVGLGNSVQKLYYLPEAHTDFIFSVTAEEFGFLGTCVIVALYALLVGRTFWLGMRCVEMKRHFSGYIAFGIGLWISMQTFVSIGVNLGILPTKGLTLPLISSGGSSVLMTCVAMGLLLRVSYELKRAERRQAVRIGGAEDAAAEPSDAPVAASVPVSAEPVAAAAPNAARGTSRLQSRIEPTFGRLS from the coding sequence ATGAACGACCTGTCCCGCCAGGCAACACGCCTTGAAGCCATCGAAGGCAGCTACGACAAGTGGCTGCTGGGCGCGATCATCGCGCTCACCGGCGTGGGCGTGGTGATGGTGGCATCCAGTTCGATCGCGCTGATGAGCAGCCCGTTCTACTACCTCAATCGCCACCTGATCTTCCTGGCGGTCGGTATCGTGCTGGCGGTCATCGCCGCCCGCACCGAGCTGAAGTCCATCGAGCAGTACAACCAGATGCTGCTGCTGGGCTGCTTCGTGCTGCTGCTGGCAGTGTTCATGCCGGGGCTGGGCAGTACGGTCAACGGAGCGCGCCGCTGGATCAACCTGGGCATCTCCAAGTTCCAGACGGTCGAGGCGGTGAAGGTGCTCTACATCGTCTGGCTGTCCAGCTATCTGGTGCGCTTCCGCGACGAAGTCAACGCGACCTGGCCGGCGATGCTCAAGCCGCTGGGCGTGGCCGGTGCGCTGGTGGTGCTGCTGCTGCTGCAGCCGGACTTCGGCTCGTCCACCCTGCTGCTGGCGATCACCGCCGGCATGCTGGTACTGGGCGGGGTGAACATGCCGCGCATGTCGATGCCGGTGATCATCGGCCTGGTAGGGATGAGCGCGCTGGCGATCATCGAGCCGTACCGGATGCGCCGCATTACTTCCTTCCTGGACCCATGGGCCGACCAGCAGGGGGACGGCTACCAGCTGTCCAACGCGCTGATGGCGGTGGGCCGTGGCGAGTGGACCGGCGTTGGCCTGGGCAACTCGGTGCAGAAGCTGTACTACCTGCCTGAAGCGCACACCGACTTCATCTTCTCGGTGACCGCCGAGGAATTCGGCTTCCTGGGCACCTGCGTGATCGTGGCCCTGTACGCGCTGCTGGTCGGCCGCACCTTCTGGCTGGGCATGCGCTGCGTGGAAATGAAGCGCCACTTCTCCGGCTACATCGCCTTCGGCATCGGCCTGTGGATCAGCATGCAGACCTTCGTCTCGATCGGCGTGAACCTGGGCATCCTGCCGACCAAGGGCCTGACCCTGCCGCTGATCTCCTCCGGCGGTTCGTCGGTGCTGATGACCTGTGTGGCGATGGGCCTGCTGCTGCGCGTGTCCTATGAGCTCAAGCGCGCCGAGCGCCGTCAGGCCGTGCGCATCGGTGGCGCCGAGGACGCCGCTGCCGAGCCGAGCGACGCGCCGGTCGCGGCCAGCGTTCCGGTGAGCGCCGAGCCGGTGGCTGCCGCAGCGCCGAACGCTGCGCGTGGCACCAGCCGCCTGCAGTCGCGCATCGAGCCGACCTTCGGGAGGCTGTCATGA
- a CDS encoding division/cell wall cluster transcriptional repressor MraZ encodes MAVPTAYRDLVARASNNRLVLTYNPFEAGCLWLYAESEWERVRDDVMSKPNTQRVVRLLQQKLVGSAAHLELDGNGRISIPASHRGAVGIEKKAVLLGMGDKFELWSEQAHRALIQQTLSDEDLGDGLLDLKL; translated from the coding sequence ATGGCGGTTCCCACCGCTTACCGCGACCTTGTCGCGCGCGCCAGCAACAACCGTCTCGTTTTGACCTACAACCCGTTCGAAGCCGGCTGCCTGTGGCTGTATGCAGAGTCGGAATGGGAGCGGGTCCGCGACGACGTCATGTCCAAGCCCAACACCCAGCGCGTCGTGCGCCTGTTGCAGCAGAAGCTGGTCGGCTCGGCCGCCCATCTGGAGCTGGACGGCAACGGTCGCATCAGCATCCCCGCCAGCCACCGCGGTGCGGTGGGCATTGAGAAGAAGGCGGTATTGCTCGGTATGGGCGACAAGTTCGAATTGTGGAGCGAGCAGGCGCATCGGGCCCTGATCCAGCAGACGTTGTCTGACGAGGATCTGGGTGATGGGTTGCTCGACCTGAAGTTGTGA
- the murG gene encoding undecaprenyldiphospho-muramoylpentapeptide beta-N-acetylglucosaminyltransferase: protein MSSASNARPVMILAGGTGGHIFPGLAVARVLRERGVPVTWMGAEGAMETRLVPKHDIAIDTLAITGLRGKGKLALLGAPWRLMRALRAAGMIIRKRQPRAVVAFGGFASGPGGMATRLHGLPLIVHEQNRAPGMTNRILSRYARRLLTGFPGTFAKREEFVGNPVRAEIAAIAPPEQRFADRHGPLRVLVVGGSQGARALNTGVPQAIAALGAAVPVQVRHQSGEKMHAEAVDAYAKAGVQAEITPFIADMAEAFAWADLVVCRAGASTLAELCAVGVGSVLVPFPAAVDDHQTRNAEYLVERGAAVLLKQDGTLADGIAALLRDLSENPARRMQMAHAARALAKVDAAERIADIILEEAV from the coding sequence ATGAGCAGCGCTTCCAACGCCCGCCCGGTGATGATCCTGGCCGGTGGTACCGGCGGTCACATCTTCCCCGGCCTGGCCGTGGCCCGCGTGCTGCGCGAGCGTGGCGTGCCGGTCACCTGGATGGGCGCCGAAGGCGCCATGGAAACCCGCCTGGTGCCGAAGCACGACATCGCCATCGACACGCTGGCCATCACCGGCCTGCGCGGCAAGGGCAAGCTGGCCCTGCTGGGTGCGCCGTGGCGGCTGATGCGCGCGCTGCGCGCGGCCGGCATGATCATCCGCAAGCGTCAGCCGCGTGCGGTGGTGGCCTTCGGCGGCTTTGCCTCCGGCCCCGGTGGCATGGCCACGCGCCTGCACGGTCTGCCGCTGATCGTGCACGAGCAGAACCGCGCACCGGGCATGACCAACCGCATCCTGTCGCGCTATGCGCGCCGCCTGTTGACCGGCTTCCCGGGCACCTTCGCCAAGCGCGAGGAGTTCGTCGGCAACCCGGTGCGTGCTGAGATTGCCGCCATCGCACCGCCGGAACAGCGCTTCGCCGACCGCCACGGCCCGCTGCGCGTGCTGGTGGTGGGTGGCAGCCAGGGTGCACGTGCGCTCAACACCGGCGTGCCGCAGGCCATCGCTGCACTGGGCGCCGCGGTCCCGGTGCAGGTGCGCCACCAGAGCGGCGAGAAGATGCATGCCGAAGCGGTCGATGCGTATGCCAAGGCCGGCGTGCAGGCCGAGATCACGCCGTTCATCGCCGACATGGCCGAAGCCTTTGCATGGGCCGACCTGGTGGTGTGCCGCGCCGGCGCGTCGACGCTGGCCGAGCTGTGCGCGGTCGGTGTCGGCAGCGTGCTGGTGCCATTCCCCGCCGCCGTCGACGATCACCAGACCCGCAATGCGGAGTACCTGGTCGAGCGCGGCGCGGCGGTGTTGCTGAAGCAGGACGGAACGCTGGCCGACGGCATTGCCGCACTGCTGCGCGATCTGTCCGAAAATCCCGCCCGCCGCATGCAGATGGCGCACGCCGCGCGTGCCCTGGCCAAGGTCGATGCCGCCGAGCGCATCGCCGATATCATTCTTGAGGAAGCTGTATGA
- the murF gene encoding UDP-N-acetylmuramoyl-tripeptide--D-alanyl-D-alanine ligase, with protein MKRTLLSLIAHWAGGEIHGDDVAIDAVSHDTRNLGPGSLYVALRGERFDGHDFAADAQARGASALLVERLLPIELPQVLVADAERALAKIATGMQRDRGTEVFAITGSNGKTSVKSLLLSILQQVAQHAHKVVYANPGNRNNEIGLPLAVIDAPEDADYAVYEMGAGKPGDIAYLTDIARPRYALVNNIAPAHLERMGSLLGVAVTKGAIYAALPADGVAVINADDAYGRWFEQHFVGTPPRCRVLRYGLEHTADVTARDIRAGAQGSQFTLVSPAGEVRVVLGLPGRHNVSNALAAASLALAAGVDLALIAAGLAEAQPVPGRQIAHQLRNGAVLVDDSYNANPGSLAAAIDALAAAPEEAWLVLGDMRELGPDAEALHAQAGIRARAAGLKRLYALGPLSAAAATAFGEGGRHFTTHDALSQALKDELHAGVRCLVKGSRGSAMDTIVKALLAQGEESPHVV; from the coding sequence ATGAAGCGCACCCTGCTTTCGCTGATCGCGCACTGGGCCGGCGGCGAGATCCACGGCGACGACGTGGCCATCGATGCGGTCAGCCATGACACCCGCAACCTCGGTCCGGGCAGCCTGTACGTGGCGCTGCGCGGCGAGCGTTTCGACGGTCATGACTTCGCCGCCGACGCACAGGCACGCGGTGCCAGTGCGCTGCTGGTCGAGCGCCTGCTGCCGATCGAGCTGCCGCAGGTGCTGGTGGCCGACGCCGAGCGGGCGCTGGCGAAGATCGCCACCGGCATGCAGCGTGACCGCGGCACCGAGGTGTTCGCGATCACCGGCAGCAACGGCAAGACCAGCGTGAAGAGCCTGCTGCTGTCGATCCTGCAGCAGGTGGCACAGCATGCGCACAAGGTGGTCTACGCCAACCCGGGCAACCGCAACAACGAGATCGGCCTGCCGTTGGCGGTGATCGATGCGCCGGAAGATGCCGACTATGCCGTCTATGAGATGGGCGCCGGCAAGCCGGGTGACATCGCCTACCTGACCGACATCGCCCGCCCGCGCTATGCGCTGGTCAACAACATCGCCCCGGCACACCTGGAACGCATGGGCAGCCTGCTCGGCGTGGCGGTGACCAAGGGCGCGATCTATGCCGCATTGCCGGCCGATGGTGTGGCGGTGATCAACGCCGACGATGCCTACGGCCGCTGGTTCGAACAGCATTTCGTCGGCACCCCGCCGCGCTGCCGCGTGCTGCGCTATGGCCTGGAACATACCGCCGACGTGACCGCGCGCGACATCCGCGCCGGTGCCCAGGGCAGCCAGTTCACCCTGGTTTCGCCGGCCGGCGAAGTGCGTGTGGTGCTCGGCCTGCCGGGTCGCCACAACGTCAGCAATGCGCTGGCCGCGGCCAGCCTGGCGCTGGCTGCCGGTGTCGATCTTGCGCTGATTGCCGCCGGCCTGGCCGAGGCACAGCCGGTGCCGGGTCGGCAGATCGCCCATCAGCTGCGCAACGGCGCGGTGCTGGTGGATGACAGCTACAACGCCAATCCCGGCTCGCTGGCTGCGGCCATCGATGCCCTGGCCGCCGCCCCGGAAGAGGCTTGGCTGGTGCTGGGCGACATGCGCGAACTGGGCCCGGATGCCGAGGCACTGCATGCGCAGGCGGGCATCCGCGCACGCGCTGCCGGACTGAAGCGTCTGTACGCGCTGGGTCCGCTCAGCGCCGCCGCCGCCACTGCGTTCGGCGAAGGCGGCCGTCATTTCACCACCCATGACGCGCTGTCGCAGGCGCTGAAGGACGAGCTGCACGCCGGCGTGCGCTGCCTGGTCAAGGGTTCCCGTGGCAGCGCCATGGACACGATTGTCAAAGCGCTGCTGGCGCAAGGAGAGGAATCCCCGCATGTTGTATGA
- the mraY gene encoding phospho-N-acetylmuramoyl-pentapeptide-transferase: MLYELARWLQQLESLFGLFNYQTFRAILAALTALFLSLWLGPAMIRKLAQFKGGQPIRQDGPQTHFSKAGTPTMGGSLILLTITLSVLMWADLRNRYVWLVLAVMLCFGAIGWYDDWIKIVRRDPNGLKSRWKYLLQSIFGLAAGLFLFYTADVPAALTFYIPMFKSIALPLAGIGFVAIAYFWIVGFSNAVNLTDGLDGLAIMPTVLVACALGVFAYASGNAVFANYLQIPQIPGAGELVIICAAIAGAGLGFLWFNTYPAMVFMGDIGALALGAVLGTIAVITRQELVLVIMGGVFVIETLSVMIQVASFKLTGKRVFRMAPIHHHFELKGWPEPRVIVRFWIISVVLVLIGLATLKVR, encoded by the coding sequence ATGTTGTATGAACTGGCTCGATGGTTGCAGCAGTTGGAGAGCCTGTTCGGGCTGTTCAACTACCAGACGTTCCGCGCCATCCTTGCCGCGCTGACGGCCCTGTTCCTGTCGCTGTGGCTCGGCCCGGCGATGATCCGCAAGCTTGCCCAGTTCAAGGGCGGCCAGCCGATCCGCCAGGACGGCCCGCAGACCCATTTCTCCAAGGCCGGTACGCCGACCATGGGCGGTTCGCTGATCCTGCTCACCATCACCCTGTCGGTGCTGATGTGGGCCGACCTGCGCAACCGCTACGTGTGGCTGGTGCTGGCGGTGATGCTGTGCTTCGGCGCCATCGGCTGGTATGACGACTGGATCAAGATCGTCCGTCGCGATCCGAACGGCCTGAAGTCGCGCTGGAAGTACCTGCTGCAGTCGATCTTCGGCCTGGCCGCGGGCCTGTTCCTGTTCTACACGGCCGACGTGCCGGCGGCGCTGACCTTCTACATCCCGATGTTCAAGTCGATCGCGCTGCCGCTGGCCGGCATCGGCTTCGTGGCCATCGCCTACTTCTGGATCGTCGGTTTCTCCAACGCGGTAAACCTGACCGATGGCCTGGACGGCCTGGCGATCATGCCGACCGTACTGGTCGCCTGCGCGCTGGGTGTGTTCGCCTATGCCTCGGGCAACGCGGTGTTCGCCAACTACCTGCAGATCCCGCAGATTCCAGGTGCCGGTGAGCTGGTCATCATCTGCGCGGCGATTGCCGGTGCGGGCCTGGGCTTCCTGTGGTTCAACACCTATCCGGCCATGGTGTTCATGGGCGATATCGGTGCGCTGGCGCTGGGCGCGGTGCTGGGCACGATCGCGGTGATCACCCGCCAGGAGCTGGTGCTGGTGATCATGGGCGGCGTGTTCGTCATCGAAACCCTGTCGGTGATGATCCAGGTCGCCTCGTTCAAGCTGACCGGCAAGCGCGTGTTCCGCATGGCGCCGATCCACCACCATTTCGAACTGAAGGGCTGGCCCGAGCCGCGCGTGATCGTGCGCTTCTGGATCATCTCCGTCGTACTCGTGCTGATCGGTCTGGCCACGTTGAAGGTGCGCTGA